The Flaviramulus sp. BrNp1-15 genome has a window encoding:
- a CDS encoding cryptochrome/photolyase family protein, producing MKTLRLLLGDQLNIKHSWFNQTNDDVVYCLFEMRQETDYVNHHIQKVIGFFAAMREFAQNLKDKNHKVIYYKINDSKNTQNLTQNLSVLIEENKIEKFEYLYPDEYRLDNQLKKICKSLNIKTEVYSTEHFYTKRDDLATFFDGKKQYLMENFYRNMRKKHDILMVGDQPEGGKWNYDKSNRNKWKGEVNIPNYKLFKNDVSEILEDINNAKIKTIGNFNTKTFSYPISRFQALQQLKYFCEELLIHFGDFQDAMHTDEIYLFHSRLSFAMNIKLISPKDVVTTVMNYYRKHGDGIDISQVEGFVRQIIGWREYMRGMYWAFMPDYKNLNTLENKNELPDFFWTGNTKMNCLKHSIKNSLDNGYAHHIQRLMITGNYALLTQINPDDVDKWYLGIYVDAIEWVQLPNTRGMSQFADGGKIATKPYVSSGSYINKMSNYCGNCYYNKNKKTEDDACPFNSLYWNFLDDKRTFLGNNYRMGMMYSLLDKMNKTELNNIKEKAKHIIENPNEY from the coding sequence ATGAAAACACTTAGGCTCCTACTTGGTGATCAACTCAATATAAAACATTCTTGGTTTAATCAAACCAATGATGATGTAGTGTATTGCTTATTTGAAATGCGCCAAGAGACTGACTACGTTAATCACCACATTCAAAAAGTAATAGGTTTTTTTGCAGCAATGCGAGAATTTGCTCAAAATTTAAAAGACAAAAATCATAAGGTAATATATTATAAAATAAATGATAGCAAGAACACCCAAAACTTAACTCAAAACCTTTCAGTTTTAATTGAAGAAAACAAAATAGAGAAGTTTGAATATTTATATCCTGATGAGTATCGATTAGATAATCAACTAAAAAAAATTTGTAAGTCCTTAAATATTAAAACCGAAGTTTATTCTACTGAGCATTTTTATACAAAAAGAGATGATTTAGCTACTTTTTTTGATGGTAAAAAACAATATCTCATGGAGAATTTTTACCGTAACATGCGAAAGAAGCATGATATATTAATGGTTGGAGACCAGCCCGAAGGTGGTAAATGGAATTATGATAAAAGCAACCGTAACAAATGGAAAGGTGAGGTAAATATCCCAAATTACAAATTATTTAAAAATGATGTGTCAGAGATTTTAGAGGATATAAATAATGCTAAAATTAAAACCATTGGAAATTTTAACACAAAAACGTTTTCTTATCCTATTTCAAGATTCCAGGCTTTACAACAACTCAAATATTTTTGTGAGGAGTTACTTATTCATTTTGGCGATTTTCAAGATGCTATGCATACTGATGAAATTTACTTATTTCATTCAAGATTATCGTTTGCCATGAACATAAAACTAATTTCTCCTAAAGATGTGGTTACTACCGTAATGAATTATTACCGAAAACATGGAGATGGTATTGATATCTCGCAGGTAGAAGGTTTTGTAAGGCAAATAATTGGTTGGAGAGAATATATGAGAGGTATGTATTGGGCTTTTATGCCCGATTACAAAAACCTGAATACGCTTGAAAATAAAAATGAGTTGCCAGATTTTTTCTGGACAGGAAACACAAAAATGAATTGCTTAAAGCACTCCATAAAAAATTCTTTAGATAATGGATATGCGCATCACATACAACGCTTAATGATTACTGGTAACTATGCTTTACTTACTCAAATAAATCCAGATGATGTTGACAAATGGTATTTAGGTATTTATGTTGATGCCATTGAATGGGTACAATTACCCAACACCAGAGGCATGAGTCAGTTTGCAGACGGAGGTAAAATTGCAACAAAACCCTATGTATCATCTGGCTCATACATCAACAAAATGAGTAATTATTGTGGCAATTGTTATTATAATAAAAATAAAAAAACCGAAGATGATGCTTGTCCTTTTAATAGTTTGTATTGGAATTTTTTAGATGATAAAAGAACCTTTTTGGGCAATAATTACAGAATGGGTATGATGT
- a CDS encoding DASH family cryptochrome, with protein MQEKQNNIALVWFRNDLRVNDNVILNHAISNHKHIIACYCFDPRHYQTSKFGFKKSEKYRAKFLIETIQDLRKNLKKLNIELFVFIEKPEIIIQQLVSNHNCSTIYFQKEWTNEETSVTNQVKESLPNSVKSISLFDQFLYHPEDVKISFTKVPHVFTNFRKHVEKNSSIQPSVNSNSAEKIKFLINTTPIPTLEDLGFKSFETHSNTAFPFTGGETSALERLNHYFFETKKLGYYKKTRNGLVGTDFSSKFSPWLANGSISARTIYWQVKDFEQIHFKNESTYWLVFELIWRDYFKYISLKHGNNIFKIGGILNRHYNWNNDEKLIEQWINGETQSTFVNANMKELKKTGWMSNRGRQNVASFFSKELMLDWRIGAAYFESLLIDYDVHSNYGNWMYVSGVGNDPRDRKFNVELQAERYDANGKFQNLWLQETLF; from the coding sequence GATTTAAGAGTAAATGACAATGTTATTTTAAACCATGCCATTAGTAATCATAAGCATATTATAGCATGCTATTGCTTTGATCCAAGACATTACCAAACCTCAAAATTTGGATTTAAAAAAAGCGAAAAATACAGAGCCAAATTTTTAATAGAAACTATTCAGGATTTACGTAAAAATCTAAAAAAGTTAAATATTGAATTATTTGTTTTTATTGAAAAACCAGAAATAATCATTCAACAACTTGTAAGTAATCATAATTGTAGTACTATTTACTTTCAAAAAGAATGGACAAACGAGGAAACAAGTGTTACAAACCAAGTTAAGGAATCATTACCCAATAGTGTTAAAAGTATAAGTTTATTCGATCAGTTTCTTTATCATCCAGAAGATGTAAAAATTTCATTCACTAAAGTTCCTCATGTTTTTACCAATTTTAGAAAGCATGTTGAAAAAAACAGTAGTATCCAACCATCTGTAAATAGTAATTCTGCTGAAAAAATAAAGTTTTTAATTAATACAACGCCTATTCCAACACTTGAGGATTTAGGTTTTAAATCTTTTGAAACACACTCAAACACTGCATTTCCATTCACAGGAGGTGAAACTTCTGCATTAGAAAGATTAAATCATTATTTTTTTGAAACTAAAAAACTAGGCTATTATAAAAAAACACGAAACGGTTTAGTTGGTACAGATTTTAGTTCAAAATTTTCTCCATGGCTAGCAAATGGTAGTATTTCTGCCAGAACTATTTATTGGCAAGTTAAAGATTTCGAACAAATACATTTTAAAAACGAATCTACCTATTGGCTCGTTTTCGAATTGATATGGAGAGACTATTTCAAATACATTTCTTTAAAACATGGTAATAACATTTTTAAAATTGGAGGCATTTTAAATAGACATTATAATTGGAATAATGATGAAAAACTAATTGAGCAATGGATTAATGGTGAAACCCAATCAACATTTGTTAATGCCAACATGAAGGAGCTTAAAAAAACAGGTTGGATGAGTAATCGTGGACGCCAAAATGTGGCTTCTTTTTTTTCAAAAGAGCTTATGCTAGATTGGAGAATTGGTGCAGCATATTTTGAATCCTTACTCATAGACTATGATGTGCATAGTAATTACGGAAATTGGATGTACGTTTCTGGAGTTGGTAACGATCCTAGAGATAGAAAATTTAATGTTGAACTTCAGGCAGAACGTTATGATGCTAATGGCAAATTTCAAAATCTTTGGCTACAAGAAACCCTTTTTTAA